Proteins encoded by one window of Salicibibacter halophilus:
- a CDS encoding YiiX/YebB-like N1pC/P60 family cysteine hydrolase: MLSIEDITYEEYLEIVSENEESLETMLQDAEEQKEDSVQSLGAMNENYDPHMGDILTTDSTSSYGVTGHNGIVVGEGHVLHFPGPGENPEIISWEDWIDTYPSTIVHRPTDTVGSQEAAIWATNHYGGQEVDYGFNLNLYELSESYCSKLVWQAFANTSIGAEEPGIIPGYGIIVPYDVADAVNSDHVVPYDSMSDEQENQEEAA, encoded by the coding sequence ATGTTATCGATTGAGGATATCACCTATGAAGAATATCTTGAAATAGTGTCTGAAAATGAGGAAAGTTTAGAAACCATGTTACAAGACGCGGAAGAACAAAAGGAAGATAGCGTCCAATCCTTAGGAGCGATGAATGAAAATTACGATCCACACATGGGAGATATCTTGACGACGGATTCCACCTCCTCCTATGGGGTTACTGGTCATAACGGCATTGTTGTTGGAGAAGGTCATGTCTTGCATTTCCCTGGACCTGGTGAAAATCCTGAAATCATCTCATGGGAAGATTGGATCGATACTTACCCAAGCACGATTGTTCATAGACCTACTGATACGGTGGGATCACAGGAAGCTGCAATATGGGCGACCAATCATTATGGAGGTCAAGAAGTCGACTATGGTTTCAACTTAAACTTATATGAACTCTCGGAAAGCTATTGCTCTAAGCTTGTATGGCAAGCCTTTGCGAATACTTCGATAGGAGCGGAAGAACCAGGTATTATTCCAGGGTATGGAATTATTGTCCCTTATGATGTAGCGGATGCTGTTAATAGCGACCACGTCGTGCCTTATGATTCGATGTCAGATGAACAAGAAAACCAAGAGGAAGCAGCTTAA